The Tripterygium wilfordii isolate XIE 37 chromosome 4, ASM1340144v1, whole genome shotgun sequence genome has a window encoding:
- the LOC119997689 gene encoding metal tolerance protein 4-like isoform X2 has protein sequence MEGNSDFGVNSPLLEANGSPRKTTREDGKRGGDLSPRNSMNFLRNEFVSRLPDKVRSSLDVESPYHINISKANSLSEGEKEYYEKQFSTLKSFEEVDSLVTSGCIEEDDSEEQVQAERAMKISNYANIVLLALKIYAAIRSGSIAIAASTLDSLLDLMAGGILWLTHRSMKSINIYKYPIGKLRVQPVGIIIFAAVMATLGFQILIQAVGQLIEDKPSEKMSANQLGWLCSIMIIATVVKLALWFYCRSSGNSIVRAYAKDHYFDVVTNVVGLIAAILGDIIYWWIDPAGAIILAIYTIANWSETVMENAVSLVGQSAPPEVMQKLTYLVIRHPQVKRIDTVRAYTFGVLYFVEVDIELPEDLPLKEAHAIGETLQEKIEKLPEVERAFVHLDFECEHTPEHSVLSRLPNS, from the exons ATGGAGGGAAATTCGGATTTCGGCGTGAACTCGCCTTTGCTGGAGGCGAACGGAAGTCCAAGAAAGACGACTCGTGAAGACGGAAAGCGAGGAGGCGACCTGAGTCCGCGTAACTCGATGAACTTTCTGAGGAACGAGTTTGTTTCGCGATTGCCTGATAAGGTTCGCTCGTCTCTCGATGTCGAATCTCCTTATCATATCAATATCTCCAAAGCCAACAGCCTTAGCGAAG GAGAGAAGGAATACTATGAGAAACAATTTTCTACTCTGAAATCCTTTGAGGAAGTTGATTCTTTGGTAACATCCGGGTGCATTGAGGAGGATGATTCCGAAGAACAAGTGCAAGCTGAGAGAGCCATGAAAATCTCCAATTATGCCAATATCGTACTTCTGGCACTTAAG ATCTATGCTGCAATAAGGAGTGGATCAATAGCAATTGCTGCATCAACTTTGGACTCTTTACTTGATCTCATGGCTGGTGGCATACTATGGTTAACACATCGTTCAATGAAGAGCATAAATATCTATAAATATCCAATAGGAAAATTGAGAGTGCAACCGGTGGGTATAATTATATTTGCTGCAGTCATGGCTACACTTG GATTTCAAATATTAATCCAGGCTGTAGGGCAACTAATTGAAGACAAACCTTCTGAAAAGATGTCCGCAAATCAGTTGGGGTGGTTGTGCTCAATCATGATTATTGCTACTGTGGTAAAGCTTGCCCTCTGGTTTTACTGCAGAAGCTCTGGGAACAGTATTGTCCGTGCCTATGCAAAG GATCACTATTTTGATGTGGTAACAAATGTAGTAGGACTAATTGCAGCCATTCTCGGTGATATAATCTATTGGTGGATTGATCCAGCTGGTGCTATTATTCTCGCGATTTACACAATTGCAAATTGGTCTGAGACTGTAATGGAAAATGCAG TTTCACTAGTGGGACAGTCAGCGCCCCCTGAAGTTATGCAGAAATTGACTTATCTTGTGATAAGACACCCTCAAGTGAAGCGGATTGATACTGTCCGAGCATACACCTTTGGTGTTCTTTATTTTGTAGAG GTGGATATTGAACTTCCAGAAGATCTACCTTTAAAAGAGGCTCATGCAATTGGAGAAACTTTGCAggagaaaatagagaaactcCCGGAAGTTGAGCGAGCATTTGTTCATCTTGATTTTGAATGTGAGCACACACCAGAGCATTCTGTTCTCAGCCGGCTGCCCAACAGTTAG
- the LOC119997689 gene encoding metal tolerance protein 4-like isoform X1 gives MEGNSDFGVNSPLLEANGSPRKTTREDGKRGGDLSPRNSMNFLRNEFVSRLPDKVRSSLDVESPYHINISKANSLSEVLLSHQEIGHHCSSCLKLVSYFIGEKEYYEKQFSTLKSFEEVDSLVTSGCIEEDDSEEQVQAERAMKISNYANIVLLALKIYAAIRSGSIAIAASTLDSLLDLMAGGILWLTHRSMKSINIYKYPIGKLRVQPVGIIIFAAVMATLGFQILIQAVGQLIEDKPSEKMSANQLGWLCSIMIIATVVKLALWFYCRSSGNSIVRAYAKDHYFDVVTNVVGLIAAILGDIIYWWIDPAGAIILAIYTIANWSETVMENAVSLVGQSAPPEVMQKLTYLVIRHPQVKRIDTVRAYTFGVLYFVEVDIELPEDLPLKEAHAIGETLQEKIEKLPEVERAFVHLDFECEHTPEHSVLSRLPNS, from the exons ATGGAGGGAAATTCGGATTTCGGCGTGAACTCGCCTTTGCTGGAGGCGAACGGAAGTCCAAGAAAGACGACTCGTGAAGACGGAAAGCGAGGAGGCGACCTGAGTCCGCGTAACTCGATGAACTTTCTGAGGAACGAGTTTGTTTCGCGATTGCCTGATAAGGTTCGCTCGTCTCTCGATGTCGAATCTCCTTATCATATCAATATCTCCAAAGCCAACAGCCTTAGCGAAG TTCTGCTTTCTCATCAAGAGATTGGGCACCACTGCAGTTCATGCTTGAAACTAGTGAGTTATTTTATAGGAGAGAAGGAATACTATGAGAAACAATTTTCTACTCTGAAATCCTTTGAGGAAGTTGATTCTTTGGTAACATCCGGGTGCATTGAGGAGGATGATTCCGAAGAACAAGTGCAAGCTGAGAGAGCCATGAAAATCTCCAATTATGCCAATATCGTACTTCTGGCACTTAAG ATCTATGCTGCAATAAGGAGTGGATCAATAGCAATTGCTGCATCAACTTTGGACTCTTTACTTGATCTCATGGCTGGTGGCATACTATGGTTAACACATCGTTCAATGAAGAGCATAAATATCTATAAATATCCAATAGGAAAATTGAGAGTGCAACCGGTGGGTATAATTATATTTGCTGCAGTCATGGCTACACTTG GATTTCAAATATTAATCCAGGCTGTAGGGCAACTAATTGAAGACAAACCTTCTGAAAAGATGTCCGCAAATCAGTTGGGGTGGTTGTGCTCAATCATGATTATTGCTACTGTGGTAAAGCTTGCCCTCTGGTTTTACTGCAGAAGCTCTGGGAACAGTATTGTCCGTGCCTATGCAAAG GATCACTATTTTGATGTGGTAACAAATGTAGTAGGACTAATTGCAGCCATTCTCGGTGATATAATCTATTGGTGGATTGATCCAGCTGGTGCTATTATTCTCGCGATTTACACAATTGCAAATTGGTCTGAGACTGTAATGGAAAATGCAG TTTCACTAGTGGGACAGTCAGCGCCCCCTGAAGTTATGCAGAAATTGACTTATCTTGTGATAAGACACCCTCAAGTGAAGCGGATTGATACTGTCCGAGCATACACCTTTGGTGTTCTTTATTTTGTAGAG GTGGATATTGAACTTCCAGAAGATCTACCTTTAAAAGAGGCTCATGCAATTGGAGAAACTTTGCAggagaaaatagagaaactcCCGGAAGTTGAGCGAGCATTTGTTCATCTTGATTTTGAATGTGAGCACACACCAGAGCATTCTGTTCTCAGCCGGCTGCCCAACAGTTAG
- the LOC119997689 gene encoding metal tolerance protein 4-like isoform X3 has translation MEGNSDFGVNSPLLEANGSPRKTTREDGKRGGDLSPRNSMNFLRNEFVSRLPDKVRSSLDVESPYHINISKANSLSEVLLSHQEIGHHCSSCLKLVSYFIGEKEYYEKQFSTLKSFEEVDSLVTSGCIEEDDSEEQVQAERAMKISNYANIVLLALKIYAAIRSGSIAIAASTLDSLLDLMAGGILWLTHRSMKSINIYKYPIGKLRVQPVGIIIFAAVMATLGFQILIQAVGQLIEDKPSEKMSANQLGWLCSIMIIATVVKLALWFYCRSSGNSIVRAYAKDHYFDVVTNVVGLIAAILGDIIYWWIDPAGAIILAIYTIANWSETVMENAGGY, from the exons ATGGAGGGAAATTCGGATTTCGGCGTGAACTCGCCTTTGCTGGAGGCGAACGGAAGTCCAAGAAAGACGACTCGTGAAGACGGAAAGCGAGGAGGCGACCTGAGTCCGCGTAACTCGATGAACTTTCTGAGGAACGAGTTTGTTTCGCGATTGCCTGATAAGGTTCGCTCGTCTCTCGATGTCGAATCTCCTTATCATATCAATATCTCCAAAGCCAACAGCCTTAGCGAAG TTCTGCTTTCTCATCAAGAGATTGGGCACCACTGCAGTTCATGCTTGAAACTAGTGAGTTATTTTATAGGAGAGAAGGAATACTATGAGAAACAATTTTCTACTCTGAAATCCTTTGAGGAAGTTGATTCTTTGGTAACATCCGGGTGCATTGAGGAGGATGATTCCGAAGAACAAGTGCAAGCTGAGAGAGCCATGAAAATCTCCAATTATGCCAATATCGTACTTCTGGCACTTAAG ATCTATGCTGCAATAAGGAGTGGATCAATAGCAATTGCTGCATCAACTTTGGACTCTTTACTTGATCTCATGGCTGGTGGCATACTATGGTTAACACATCGTTCAATGAAGAGCATAAATATCTATAAATATCCAATAGGAAAATTGAGAGTGCAACCGGTGGGTATAATTATATTTGCTGCAGTCATGGCTACACTTG GATTTCAAATATTAATCCAGGCTGTAGGGCAACTAATTGAAGACAAACCTTCTGAAAAGATGTCCGCAAATCAGTTGGGGTGGTTGTGCTCAATCATGATTATTGCTACTGTGGTAAAGCTTGCCCTCTGGTTTTACTGCAGAAGCTCTGGGAACAGTATTGTCCGTGCCTATGCAAAG GATCACTATTTTGATGTGGTAACAAATGTAGTAGGACTAATTGCAGCCATTCTCGGTGATATAATCTATTGGTGGATTGATCCAGCTGGTGCTATTATTCTCGCGATTTACACAATTGCAAATTGGTCTGAGACTGTAATGGAAAATGCAG GTGGATATTGA
- the LOC119996283 gene encoding protein PHOTOSYSTEM I ASSEMBLY 2, chloroplastic-like: MASFSSHLSAIPQRLSITSNSSSPVTSTSKSFRFCVRSSLENESSTQGHSDNLAEQINTKGFQVSTTRRWCLTCLCSTVALISNSGTSIFVPQAIALDGKERAVCRNCQGSGAIFCDMCGGTGKWKALNRKRAIDVYEFTECPNCYGRGKLVCPVCLGTGLPNNKGLLRRPEAKKLLDKMYNGRLLPNS; encoded by the exons ATGGCATCGTTTTCTTCTCATCTCTCCGCTATCCCTCAACGCCTGTCCATAACCTCAAATTCCTCCTCTCCAGTCACCT CGACCTCAAAATCGTTTAGATTTTGTGTGAGATCAAGTTTGGAAAATGAGAGCAGCACTCAAGGTCATTCGGACAACTTGGCAGAGCAAATCAATACAAAG GGCTTTCAAGTATCAACTACAAGGCGCTGGTGTCTTACATGTTTGTGTTCTACAGTTGCATTGATCAGCAATTCTGGCACCTCTATATTTGTGCCACAGGCAATTGCTTTGGATGGAAAGGAAAGAGCAGTTTGCCGGAATTGTCAAGGAAGTGGTGCTATTTTCT GTGATATGTGTGGTGGTACCGGAAAATGGAAAGCTCTCAACAGAAAACGCGCTATAGATGTCTATGAGTTTACAGAGTGTCCTAATTGTTATG GCAGAGGGAAGCTTGTGTGTCCTGTTTGTTTAGGGACTGGTTTACCAAATAACAAAGGTCTTCTTAGGAGGCCAGAAGCAAAGAAATTACTTGATAAGATGTACAACGGGCGATTACTGCCAAACTCTTGA
- the LOC119996282 gene encoding casein kinase 1-like protein HD16 — MPQRPRGVRRGRARIEPNAATRNQVKTRAAAAREAAAEAARERPRTRLAAKRLRRQEEEKEKEKVQEDQVIVISERDTELKSKKAKKGEMADNSGGLSANKAGGKEEEGNTTPFPEKVQVGGSPTYKVERKLGKGGFGQVFVGRRVSGGNERTTGPGALEVALKFEHKNSKGCNYGPPYEWQVYNTLGGSHGVPRVHYKGKQGEYYVMVMDILGPSLWDVWNTSGQAMSSEMVACIAVESLSILEKTHSKGYVHGDVKPENFLLGQPCTLQEKKLFLVDLGLATKWRDGGNGRHVEYDQRPDMFRGTVRYASVHAHLGRTASRRDDLESLAYTLIFLHRGRLPWQGYQGDNKSFLVCKKKMATSPEVLCCFCPPPLRQFLEIVVNMKFDEEPNYTKLISLFEGLLGPNPAIRPINTEGAQKIICQVGQKRGRLITEEEDDGQPKKKIRVGVPATQWISIYNARQPMKQRYHYNVADARLAQHVERGTSDGLLISCVSSCSNLWALIMDAGTGFTSQVYELSPLFLHKEWIMEQWEKNYYISSIAGASNGSSLVVMSKGTQYTQQSYKVSESFPFKWINKKWREGFHVTSMATAGARWGIVMSRNAGFSDQVVELDFLYPSEGIHKRWDNGYRITATAATWDQAALILSIPRRRPGDETQETLRTTQFPSTHVKEKWAKNLYLSCLCYGRTVS; from the exons ATGCCCCAGCGTCCGAGAGGAGTACGCCGAGGCCGTGCTAGGATAGAGCCCAACGCCGCAACTCGAAATCAGGTGAAGACCCGTGCTGCTGCTGCGAGAGAAGCAGCTGCAGAGGCGGCTCGTGAGAGGCCTAGAACGAGGTTGGCAGCAAAAAGGTTAAGGAGGcaagaggaggagaaggagaaggagaaggtgcAGGAGGATCAGGTGATTGTAATATCTGAGAGGGATACCGAATTGAAGTCAAAAAAGGCTAAGAAGGGTGAAATGGCTGACAACAGTGGTGGGTTGAGTGCTAATAAGGCGGGCGGTAAGGAGGAAGAGGGAAATACCACTCCTTTCCCGGAGAAG GTTCAAGTTGGAGGGTCACCCACATATAAGGTGGAGAGGAAGTTGGGCAAAGGTGGGTTTGGTCAGGTGTTTGTTGGTCGTCGTGTCAGTGGTGGAAATGAACGCACCACAGGTCCTGGGGCTCTGGAG GTTGCTTTGAAATTTGAGCACAAGAACAGCAAAGGCTGTAATTATGGTCCTCCATATGAGTGGCAAGTGTACAA CACCCTTGGTGGTAGTCATGGAGTGCCGCGAGTGCATTAtaaaggaaagcaaggagaatatTATGTGATG GTTATGGACATACTTGGTCCCAGCTTATGGGATGTATGGAATACGTCTGGACAAGC GATGTCATCGGAAATGGTTGCTTGTATTGCCGTTGAGTCCCTTTCAATTCTAGAAAAGACACATTCAAAAGG TTATGTGCATGGAGATGTAAAGCCAGAGAACTTTTTACTTGGTCAGCCGTGTACATTGCAAGAGAAGAAGTTGTTCCTTGTTGACCTTGGATTAG CAACTAAGTGGAGAGATGGTGGTAATGGACGACATGTTGAATATGATCAGCGTCCTGACATGTTTAG AGGAACTGTTCGATATGCAAGTGTTCATGCTCACTTGGGAAGAACTGCCAGTAGAAGGGATGATCTTGAGTCTCTTGCATACACACTCATCTTCCTACATCGAGGCAGATTACCATGGCAAGGTTATCAG GGTGATAATAAATCCTTCCTAGTATGCAAAAAGAAGATGGCAACATCTCCTGAAGTGCTCTGCTGCTTCTGCCCGCCTCCCCTTAGACAATTTCTGGAGATTGTGGTGAACATGAAGTTTGATGAAGAGCCCAACTATACAAAGCTGATTTCTTTGTTTGAGGGTCTATTGGGACCAAATCCAGCTATAAGGCCTATAAACACCGAGGGTGCTCAAAAG ATCATCTGTCAAGTTGGCCAAAAACGAGGCAGGTTGATCACTGAGGAAGAAGACGATGGGCAACCCAAGAAGAAAATTCGTGTGGGAGTTCCAGCTACGCAGTGGATTTCCATTTACAATGCTAGGCAACCAATGAAACAGAG GTACCATTATAATGTGGCTGATGCAAGGCTCGCTCAGCATGTCGAGAGAGGAACCTCAGATGGTCTGCTTATAAGTTGTGTGTCATCTTGTTCCAATCTTTGGGCCCTCATTATGGATGCTGGAACTGGTTTTACGAGCCAAGTGTATGAACTGTCACCCCTTTTCTTACACAAG GAATGGATTATGGAACAATGGGAGAAGAACTATTATATTAGTTCAATTGCTGGTGCCAGCAATGGAAGCTCCCTTGTGGTGATGTCCAAAG GCACTCAATATACTCAACAGTCATACAAAGTGAGTGAGTCGTTCCCCTTTAAATGGATAAACAAGAAATGGAGAGAGGGGTTTCATGTGACATCAATGGCAACTGCTGGAGCACGGTGGGGTATTGTCATGTCTCGGAATGCTGGATTCAGTGATCAG GTTGTGGAGCTTGATTTTCTCTATCCGAGTGAGGGCATTCATAAACGATGGGACAATGGTTATCGAATTACGGCAACTGCTGCTACTTGGGATCAAGCTGCTCTCATATTGAGCATCCCCAGGCGCCGACCTGGTGATGAAACTCAGGAAACTTTGCGTACCACACAATTTCCAAGCACGCATGTGAAG GAAAAATGGGCAAAGAATCTCTATCTTTCGTGTCTGTGCTATGGGCGAACTGTATCTTGA